A section of the Citrobacter farmeri genome encodes:
- the proQ gene encoding RNA chaperone ProQ translates to MENQPKLNSSKEVIAFLAERFPQCFSAEGEARPLKIGIFQDLVERIEGEMNLSKTQLRSALRLYTSSWRYLYGVKPGATRVDLDGNPCGELDEQHVEHARKQLEEAKARVQAQRAEQQAKKREAAAAAGETEDAPRRERKPRPAAPRRKEATERKPRAEKPAVKAPRAPREEKLTPVSDISALSVGQSLKVKAGNDAMDATVLEITKDGVRVQLNSGMSLIVRAEHLVF, encoded by the coding sequence ATGGAAAATCAACCTAAGTTGAATAGCAGTAAAGAAGTCATCGCGTTTTTGGCCGAGCGTTTTCCGCAGTGTTTTAGTGCGGAAGGCGAAGCGCGCCCACTGAAAATTGGCATTTTTCAGGATCTGGTAGAGCGTATTGAGGGCGAAATGAACCTCAGCAAAACGCAACTTCGTTCCGCTTTACGTCTTTATACTTCAAGCTGGCGTTACCTGTACGGCGTTAAGCCGGGCGCAACGCGTGTCGATCTCGACGGCAACCCATGTGGTGAGCTGGATGAGCAGCACGTTGAACATGCGCGTAAGCAGCTTGAAGAAGCGAAAGCTCGCGTTCAGGCGCAGCGGGCAGAGCAGCAAGCGAAAAAACGCGAAGCTGCCGCCGCCGCAGGGGAAACCGAAGACGCCCCTCGCCGTGAACGTAAGCCGCGTCCTGCAGCACCGCGCCGCAAAGAAGCGACTGAGCGTAAACCGCGTGCTGAAAAACCGGCCGTGAAAGCGCCACGCGCACCTCGTGAAGAGAAATTGACTCCGGTTTCGGATATTTCAGCGCTGAGCGTTGGACAGTCTCTGAAGGTGAAAGCTGGCAACGATGCGATGGATGCCACCGTATTAGAAATCACCAAAGATGGCGTCCGTGTACAGCTGAATTCGGGTATGTCTTTGATTGTACGCGCAGAACACCTGGTGTTCTGA
- the htpX gene encoding protease HtpX, whose protein sequence is MMRIALFLLTNLAVMVVFGLVLSLTGIQSSSVQGLMIMALLFGFGGSFVSLLMSKWMALRSVGGEVIEQPRNERERWLMNTVATQARQAGIAMPQVAIYHAPDINAFATGARRDASLVAVSTGLLQNMSPDEAEAVIAHEISHIANGDMVTMTLIQGVVNTFVIFISRILAQIAAGFLGGNRDEGEGSNGNPMIYFAVAMVLELVFGILASIITMWFSRHREFHADAGSAKLVGREKMIAALQRLKTSYEPQEASSMMAFCINGKGKSLSELFMTHPPLDKRIEALRSGEYLK, encoded by the coding sequence ATGATGCGAATCGCGCTTTTCCTGTTGACGAACCTTGCCGTTATGGTCGTTTTCGGGCTGGTGCTGAGCCTGACAGGGATTCAGTCGAGCAGCGTCCAGGGCCTGATGATTATGGCGTTGCTGTTCGGTTTTGGTGGTTCCTTCGTTTCACTGCTGATGTCCAAATGGATGGCGTTACGTTCCGTCGGTGGGGAAGTGATCGAGCAACCGCGTAACGAAAGAGAACGCTGGCTAATGAATACGGTTGCCACGCAGGCGCGTCAGGCCGGTATCGCCATGCCGCAGGTCGCTATTTACCATGCGCCGGACATTAACGCGTTTGCCACCGGGGCGCGCCGTGATGCGTCTCTGGTCGCAGTCAGTACCGGCTTGCTGCAAAACATGAGCCCGGATGAAGCTGAAGCGGTTATTGCCCATGAAATTAGCCATATCGCGAACGGTGACATGGTCACCATGACGCTGATTCAGGGCGTTGTGAACACCTTTGTTATCTTTATCTCGCGTATTCTGGCGCAGATCGCCGCCGGTTTTCTCGGTGGCAACCGTGATGAAGGTGAAGGCAGCAACGGTAACCCGATGATCTATTTTGCGGTTGCGATGGTACTGGAACTGGTCTTCGGTATCCTGGCGAGCATCATTACCATGTGGTTCTCTCGCCACCGTGAATTCCACGCCGATGCAGGTTCCGCCAAACTGGTAGGGCGTGAAAAGATGATAGCTGCGCTACAGCGTCTGAAAACCAGCTACGAACCGCAGGAAGCGTCCAGCATGATGGCTTTCTGCATTAATGGTAAAGGTAAATCGCTGAGCGAGCTGTTCATGACTCACCCGCCGCTGGATAAACGTATCGAAGCGCTGCGCAGTGGGGAATACCTGAAGTAA
- the prc gene encoding carboxy terminal-processing peptidase: protein MNTFFRLTALAGLLAIAGQTFAVDDITRADQIPVLKEETQHATVSERVTSRFTRSHYRQFDLDSAFSAKIFDRYLNLLDYSHNVLLAGDVEQFAKKKGQLGDELRSGKLDVFYDLYNLAQKRRFERFQYALKVLERPMDFTGTDTFNLDRSKAPWPKDEAELNALWDGKVKFDELSLKLTGKDDKEIRETLTRRYKSAIRRLTQTNSEDVFSLAMTAFAREIDPHTNYLSPRNTEQFNTEMSLSLEGIGAVLQMDDDYTVINSMVAGGPAAKSKAISVGDRIVGVGQTGKSMVDVIGWRLDDVVALIKGPKGSKVRLEVLPAGKGTKTRTVTLTRERIRLEDRAVKMSVKTVGKEKVGVLDIPGFYVGLTDDVKVQLQKLEKQNVSSIVIDLRTNGGGALTEAVSLSGLFIPSGPVVQVRDNNGKVREDSDTDGVVYYKGPLVVLVDRFSASASEIFAAAMQDYGRALIVGEPTFGKGTVQQYRSLNRIYDQMLRPEWPALGSVQYTIQKFYRVNGGSTQRKGVTPDIIMPTGNEETETGEKFEDNALPWDSIDAATYVKSDDLTPFGPELLKEHNARIAQDPEFQYIMKDIARFNAMKDKRNIASLNYAQREKENNEDDAMRLARINDRFKREGKPVLKKLDDLPKDYQEPDPYLDETVKIALDLATLEKAKPAEQPTAAK from the coding sequence ATGAACACATTTTTTAGGCTTACCGCGTTAGCTGGCCTGCTTGCAATAGCAGGCCAGACCTTCGCTGTGGACGACATTACGCGTGCCGATCAGATTCCTGTTCTTAAGGAAGAGACCCAGCACGCCACGGTGAGTGAACGCGTTACGTCGCGTTTTACACGTTCTCATTATCGTCAGTTCGATCTCGATTCAGCCTTTTCCGCCAAAATTTTCGACCGCTATCTGAATTTACTCGACTACAGCCACAACGTGCTGTTGGCGGGAGATGTCGAGCAGTTTGCGAAGAAGAAAGGGCAGTTGGGGGATGAATTGCGTTCGGGTAAGCTCGACGTTTTTTACGATCTCTATAATCTGGCGCAAAAGCGTCGCTTCGAACGTTTTCAGTACGCGCTGAAAGTGCTGGAACGTCCGATGGATTTCACCGGCACTGATACCTTTAATCTTGATCGCAGCAAAGCGCCCTGGCCGAAAGACGAGGCCGAGTTGAATGCGCTGTGGGACGGCAAGGTGAAGTTCGATGAGTTAAGTCTGAAGCTGACCGGCAAAGACGATAAAGAAATTCGCGAGACGTTGACGCGTCGCTATAAATCCGCGATCCGTCGTCTGACGCAAACCAACAGTGAAGACGTTTTCTCACTGGCGATGACGGCGTTTGCCCGCGAAATTGATCCGCACACCAACTACCTTTCGCCACGCAATACCGAACAGTTTAATACCGAGATGAGCCTGTCCCTGGAAGGGATTGGTGCCGTATTGCAGATGGACGATGACTATACGGTTATCAACTCCATGGTCGCAGGCGGCCCGGCGGCGAAGAGCAAAGCGATTAGCGTTGGCGATCGCATCGTCGGCGTGGGGCAGACGGGAAAAAGCATGGTCGATGTGATCGGCTGGCGCCTGGATGACGTTGTTGCACTCATCAAAGGGCCAAAAGGCAGTAAAGTTCGTCTTGAAGTTCTGCCCGCCGGCAAAGGAACAAAAACCCGAACGGTTACACTGACGCGGGAACGCATCCGTCTGGAAGACCGCGCGGTTAAGATGTCAGTGAAAACAGTGGGTAAAGAGAAAGTCGGCGTGCTGGATATCCCTGGCTTCTATGTTGGCCTGACTGACGATGTCAAAGTTCAGTTGCAGAAACTGGAAAAACAGAATGTCAGCAGCATCGTCATCGATCTGCGGACCAATGGTGGCGGCGCGCTGACTGAGGCGGTTTCTCTGTCTGGTCTGTTTATTCCTTCTGGACCGGTGGTTCAGGTTCGCGACAATAATGGCAAAGTCCGTGAGGACAGCGATACCGATGGCGTTGTTTACTACAAAGGTCCGCTGGTGGTGCTGGTCGATCGCTTCAGTGCGTCGGCATCGGAAATTTTTGCGGCAGCCATGCAGGATTACGGTCGTGCACTGATCGTCGGCGAACCGACCTTCGGTAAAGGTACCGTACAGCAGTATCGTTCGCTGAACCGTATTTACGATCAGATGCTGCGTCCGGAATGGCCTGCACTGGGCTCTGTACAGTATACGATCCAGAAGTTTTATCGTGTGAATGGCGGTAGTACCCAGCGTAAAGGCGTCACGCCGGATATCATCATGCCGACGGGGAATGAAGAGACAGAAACCGGCGAGAAGTTTGAAGATAATGCGTTGCCGTGGGATAGCATCGACGCCGCAACGTATGTGAAATCAGACGATCTGACACCGTTCGGTCCTGAATTACTCAAAGAGCACAATGCGCGTATCGCGCAGGATCCTGAGTTCCAGTACATCATGAAGGATATCGCTCGTTTCAATGCGATGAAGGACAAACGTAACATCGCGTCTCTGAATTACGCGCAGCGTGAAAAAGAGAATAACGAGGATGATGCGATGCGTCTGGCGAGAATCAACGACCGGTTTAAACGTGAAGGGAAACCGGTTCTGAAGAAACTGGATGATCTGCCAAAAGATTACCAGGAGCCGGATCCGTATCTTGATGAAACGGTGAAGATCGCGCTGGATTTGGCGACGCTTGAGAAAGCGAAGCCAGCGGAACAACCCACCGCGGCGAAGTAA
- a CDS encoding MFS transporter encodes MNKSQADGLPLPQRYGAILTIVIGISMAVLDGAIANVALPTIAADLRASAASSIWVVNAYQIAIVVSLLSLSFLGDMFGYRRIYKCGLVVFLLASLFCALADSLQMLTMARIVQGFGGAALMSVNTALIRLIYPQRHLGRGMGINSFIVAVSAAAGPTIAAAILSIASWKWLFLINVPLGIIALILAIRFLPPNGSRSNKPRFDIPSAVMNALTFGLLITALSGFAQGQSLTLVSAELMAMVLVGYFFIRRQLALPVPLLPVDLLRIPLFSLSIGTSICSFCAQMLAMVSLPFYLQTVLGRSEVETGLLLTPWPLATMVMAPLAGYLIERVHAGLLGALGLLVMASGLFALVLLPDVPSDLNIIWPMILCGAGFGLFQSPNNHTIITSAPRERSGGASGMLGTARLLGQSSGAALVALLLNQFGDNGTHVSLLAAGILATVAAVVSGLRITQPRAQA; translated from the coding sequence ATGAATAAATCCCAGGCCGATGGCCTGCCGCTTCCGCAGCGATATGGCGCCATTTTAACCATTGTTATTGGTATTTCGATGGCCGTACTGGACGGTGCCATTGCCAACGTGGCTCTCCCCACCATTGCCGCTGATTTACGCGCCTCAGCCGCCAGCTCAATCTGGGTCGTTAACGCTTATCAGATCGCCATTGTCGTTTCGTTACTGTCGCTGTCATTTCTTGGCGATATGTTTGGCTATCGCCGCATCTACAAATGCGGGCTGGTCGTCTTTCTGCTGGCTTCACTGTTCTGCGCACTCGCAGACTCGCTACAGATGTTAACGATGGCGCGTATCGTGCAGGGGTTTGGTGGCGCGGCGCTGATGAGCGTCAACACCGCGCTGATCCGTCTGATTTATCCTCAGCGCCATTTGGGGCGCGGGATGGGCATCAACTCCTTTATTGTCGCCGTCTCTGCGGCCGCAGGCCCAACCATTGCCGCAGCAATCCTTTCGATCGCTTCCTGGAAATGGCTGTTTCTGATCAACGTGCCGTTAGGAATTATTGCGCTAATTCTGGCGATACGCTTTCTCCCGCCCAATGGTTCACGCAGCAATAAACCGCGTTTTGATATCCCCAGCGCCGTGATGAATGCCCTGACGTTTGGCCTGTTGATCACCGCCCTGAGCGGCTTTGCGCAAGGTCAGTCCCTGACGCTGGTCAGTGCTGAACTCATGGCAATGGTCTTGGTGGGCTACTTCTTTATCCGCCGTCAGCTCGCATTGCCGGTGCCGTTATTACCGGTTGACCTGCTGCGTATTCCGCTTTTTTCACTGTCGATTGGCACCTCGATCTGCTCCTTCTGCGCTCAAATGCTGGCGATGGTCTCCCTCCCCTTCTACCTGCAAACGGTACTGGGACGCAGTGAAGTTGAGACGGGGTTGCTGCTCACCCCCTGGCCGCTGGCAACGATGGTCATGGCACCACTGGCCGGCTATCTGATCGAACGCGTCCATGCTGGTTTGCTGGGGGCGCTGGGTCTGCTGGTGATGGCAAGCGGGCTGTTTGCCCTGGTGTTGCTTCCTGACGTGCCGTCCGATCTGAATATCATCTGGCCGATGATCCTCTGCGGTGCCGGGTTTGGTTTATTTCAGTCACCCAATAATCATACGATCATCACGTCAGCACCGCGTGAACGCAGCGGTGGCGCAAGCGGCATGCTGGGAACCGCTCGTCTGCTGGGACAAAGCTCGGGCGCGGCGCTGGTCGCGCTGTTGTTGAACCAGTTCGGGGATAACGGCACGCATGTTTCTCTGCTGGCTGCGGGGATTCTGGCGACCGTGGCGGCGGTGGTGAGTGGTTTACGCATTACACAACCCCGGGCGCAAGCGTAA
- a CDS encoding PqiB family protein codes for MSQETPASQTEAQIKTKRRISPFWLLPLIALMIAGWLIWNSYEDRGNTVTIDFMSADGIVPGRTPVRYQGVEVGTVQDISLSKDLRKIEVRVSIKSDMKDALREDTQFWLVTPKASLAGVSGLDALVGGNYIGMMPGKGKEQDHFVALDTQPKYRLDNGDLMIHLNAPDLGSLNSGSLVYFRKIPVGKVYDYSINPNKQGVTIDVLVERRFTNLVKKGSRFWNVSGVDADVSLSGAKVKLESLAALVNGAIAFDSPDDSKSAEQDDTFGLYKDLAHSQRGVIIKLELPSGEGLRADSTSLMYQGLEVGQLTKLDLQPGGKVTGEMTVDPSVVTLLRDGTRIELRSPKLSLSDANISSLLTGKTFELVPGTGEPRSEFVVVPGEKALLHEPDVLTFTLTAPESYGIDAGQPLILHGVQVGQVIERRLTSKGVEFTVAVDPQHRDLVQGDSKFVVNSRVDVKVGLDGVEFLGASASEWISGGIRILPGSKGEMKSSYPLYANLEKAVENSLSDLPTTTLSLRAETLPDVQAGSVVLYRKFEVGEVITVRPRADAFDIDLHIKPEYRNLLTSNSVFWAEGGAKVQLNGSGLTVQASPLSRALKGAISFDNLSGASASQRKGDKRILYASETAARAVGGQITLHAFDAGKLAAGMPIRYLGIDIGQIQTLELLTSRNEVQAKAVLYPEYVQTFARGGTRFSVITPQISAAGVEHLDTILQPYINVEPGRGNPRRDFELQEATITDSRYLDGLSIVLEVPEAGSLAIGTPVLFRGIEVGTVTGMTLGTLSDRVMIALRISQRYQHLVRNNSVFWLASGYSLDFGLTGGVVKTGTFNQFIRGGIAFATPPGTPLAPKAQAGKHFLLLESEPKEWREWGTALPR; via the coding sequence ATGAGTCAGGAAACGCCCGCTTCGCAGACTGAAGCGCAGATTAAAACGAAACGCCGTATCTCACCATTCTGGTTACTCCCGCTGATTGCATTAATGATTGCGGGATGGCTGATATGGAACAGCTATGAAGATCGCGGTAACACCGTAACCATCGACTTTATGTCTGCGGATGGCATCGTACCGGGCCGTACACCCGTTCGCTATCAGGGCGTTGAGGTGGGTACGGTTCAGGACATCAGCCTGAGCAAGGATCTGCGTAAAATTGAGGTGCGCGTCAGCATAAAGTCCGACATGAAAGATGCCCTGCGCGAAGACACGCAGTTCTGGCTGGTGACGCCCAAAGCGTCGCTTGCGGGGGTCTCTGGCCTTGATGCGCTGGTTGGCGGTAACTATATCGGCATGATGCCCGGCAAAGGCAAAGAGCAAGATCATTTCGTCGCCCTCGATACCCAGCCGAAATATCGCCTGGATAATGGCGATCTGATGATTCATCTCAATGCGCCCGATCTGGGGTCACTGAACAGCGGTTCGCTGGTTTATTTCCGTAAGATCCCGGTCGGCAAGGTTTACGATTACAGCATTAACCCAAACAAACAGGGCGTCACTATCGATGTCCTGGTGGAACGCCGCTTCACTAACCTGGTGAAGAAAGGCAGTCGCTTCTGGAACGTTTCCGGCGTGGACGCTGACGTCAGCCTGAGCGGCGCGAAAGTTAAACTGGAAAGCCTGGCAGCCCTGGTGAATGGTGCAATCGCTTTTGACTCGCCCGATGACTCAAAATCCGCAGAACAAGATGATACCTTTGGCCTGTATAAAGATCTGGCTCACAGCCAGCGCGGGGTCATTATTAAACTTGAGCTGCCCAGCGGCGAAGGGCTGAGAGCAGATTCCACCTCCTTGATGTATCAGGGTCTGGAAGTCGGCCAGCTCACCAAACTGGATTTACAGCCGGGCGGTAAAGTCACTGGCGAAATGACCGTTGACCCCAGCGTCGTGACGCTGTTGCGTGACGGCACGCGCATTGAACTGCGCAGTCCCAAACTCTCGTTAAGTGACGCCAATATCAGCTCGTTGTTGACAGGAAAAACCTTTGAACTGGTGCCTGGTACCGGTGAACCGCGCAGTGAGTTCGTGGTTGTCCCTGGTGAAAAAGCGCTACTTCACGAACCGGACGTTCTGACGTTTACCCTGACCGCCCCCGAAAGCTACGGCATCGATGCAGGTCAACCGCTGATCCTCCACGGTGTCCAGGTAGGCCAGGTGATCGAACGCAGGCTGACCAGCAAAGGAGTCGAGTTCACCGTGGCTGTTGATCCACAGCATCGCGACCTGGTTCAGGGTGACAGTAAATTCGTGGTCAACAGTCGTGTGGATGTCAAAGTGGGTCTGGATGGTGTTGAGTTCCTTGGGGCCAGCGCCAGCGAATGGATCAGCGGCGGTATCCGCATATTGCCTGGCAGCAAAGGGGAAATGAAGTCCAGTTATCCGCTGTATGCTAACCTGGAAAAAGCGGTAGAGAATAGCCTGAGCGATCTGCCGACCACTACCCTGAGTCTGCGAGCGGAAACGCTGCCGGACGTGCAGGCCGGTTCTGTGGTGCTGTATCGTAAATTTGAGGTGGGCGAAGTGATCACCGTTCGCCCACGCGCCGACGCCTTTGATATCGACCTTCACATTAAGCCGGAGTACCGCAACCTGCTGACCAGCAACAGCGTATTCTGGGCGGAAGGCGGCGCCAAAGTGCAACTCAACGGCAGCGGTCTGACCGTACAGGCCTCTCCTCTGTCACGTGCACTTAAGGGGGCTATCAGCTTTGATAACCTGAGCGGTGCCAGCGCCAGTCAGCGCAAAGGCGATAAACGTATTTTGTATGCCTCTGAAACCGCCGCGCGTGCGGTTGGTGGACAGATTACGCTCCACGCCTTTGATGCCGGGAAACTGGCTGCCGGGATGCCCATTCGCTACCTCGGCATCGATATCGGACAGATTCAGACGCTGGAACTGCTCACCTCGCGCAACGAAGTACAGGCAAAGGCGGTGTTGTATCCAGAATATGTGCAGACCTTCGCGCGTGGCGGGACGCGCTTCTCCGTAATTACACCGCAAATCTCGGCCGCTGGCGTGGAGCACCTCGACACGATCCTGCAACCCTACATCAACGTCGAGCCGGGCCGGGGTAATCCTCGTCGAGATTTCGAGCTACAGGAAGCAACCATTACTGACTCGCGCTATCTTGACGGGCTGAGTATTGTGCTCGAAGTCCCCGAAGCGGGCTCGCTGGCGATTGGTACGCCGGTGCTGTTCCGTGGGATTGAAGTCGGTACCGTCACCGGCATGACGCTTGGTACATTGTCTGACCGCGTGATGATCGCCTTGCGTATCAGTCAACGCTATCAGCACCTGGTTCGCAACAACTCCGTCTTCTGGCTGGCCTCCGGATACAGTCTGGATTTTGGCCTGACGGGCGGCGTAGTGAAGACCGGTACCTTTAATCAGTTCATTCGCGGCGGCATTGCGTTCGCCACGCCGCCAGGCACCCCGCTGGCACCGAAAGCGCAGGCGGGAAAACACTTCCTGCTGCTGGAAAGTGAGCCGAAAGAATGGCGTGAATGGGGTACGGCTCTGCCACGTTAA
- the rsmF gene encoding 16S rRNA (cytosine(1407)-C(5))-methyltransferase RsmF encodes MTQHAVYFPDAFLTQMREAMPAHLSFDDFLAACQRPLRRSIRVNTLKISVADFLSLTAPYGWSLTPVPWCEEGFWIERDDEEALPLGSTAEHLSGLFYIQEASSMLPVAALFADDNLPSCVMDVAAAPGSKTTQIAARMGNRGAILANEYSASRVKVLHANISRCGISNVALTHFDGRVFGAALPETFDAILLDAPCSGEGVVRKDPDALKNWSIESNLEIAATQRELIESAFHALRPGGTLVYSTCTLNREENESVVAWLKETWPEAVEFLPLNDLFPEATQALTAEGFLHVFPQIYDCEGFFVARLRKTASIPALPAPKYKVGNFPFSPVKGRDATSIVQAANALGLQWNENLHLWQRDKEVWLFPAEIEPLIGKVRFSRLGIKLAEIHNKGYRWQHEAVIALADVHHRCAFELSRQEAEEWYRGRDVYPQTTPTTDEALVTFQHQPIGLAKRIGSRLKNSYPRELVRDGKLFTGNV; translated from the coding sequence GTGACTCAACACGCTGTTTATTTCCCTGACGCCTTTTTGACGCAAATGCGCGAGGCAATGCCTGCGCACCTCTCTTTTGATGATTTTCTCGCCGCCTGCCAGCGCCCGTTACGCCGCAGCATCCGCGTTAATACGCTTAAGATTTCGGTTGCCGATTTTCTCTCCTTAACCGCCCCGTATGGCTGGTCGCTGACGCCGGTTCCCTGGTGTGAAGAAGGTTTCTGGATTGAGCGTGACGATGAAGAAGCCCTGCCGCTCGGCAGTACCGCCGAACATCTGAGCGGTCTGTTTTATATTCAGGAAGCCAGTTCCATGCTGCCGGTTGCCGCGCTGTTTGCCGACGATAATTTACCGAGCTGCGTAATGGACGTCGCCGCGGCACCGGGTTCAAAAACCACACAAATCGCAGCGCGCATGGGCAACCGCGGGGCAATTCTCGCCAATGAGTACTCCGCCAGTCGGGTGAAAGTGCTGCACGCCAATATCAGTCGCTGTGGGATCAGTAACGTGGCGCTCACCCATTTTGACGGTCGCGTATTCGGAGCGGCACTGCCGGAAACGTTCGACGCGATTTTGCTTGATGCTCCCTGCTCAGGTGAAGGGGTCGTACGAAAAGATCCGGATGCGCTGAAAAACTGGTCCATTGAGAGCAATCTTGAGATTGCCGCGACCCAACGCGAACTGATCGAAAGCGCGTTTCACGCCCTGCGCCCTGGGGGTACGCTGGTCTATTCAACCTGTACGTTGAACCGTGAAGAAAACGAATCGGTGGTTGCCTGGCTGAAGGAGACCTGGCCTGAGGCTGTGGAATTTTTACCGTTAAACGATCTTTTCCCTGAGGCGACTCAGGCGCTGACAGCAGAAGGTTTCCTGCATGTTTTCCCCCAGATTTATGACTGCGAAGGATTCTTCGTCGCCCGTCTGCGTAAAACGGCATCCATTCCCGCGCTGCCTGCGCCGAAATACAAAGTGGGGAATTTCCCTTTTAGCCCCGTCAAAGGTCGCGACGCCACAAGCATAGTCCAGGCGGCTAACGCCCTGGGTCTGCAATGGAATGAAAACCTGCACCTCTGGCAGCGTGATAAAGAAGTCTGGCTTTTCCCGGCGGAGATTGAACCGCTGATCGGTAAAGTCCGCTTCTCCCGCCTCGGCATTAAGCTGGCAGAAATTCATAATAAAGGTTATCGCTGGCAGCATGAAGCGGTCATCGCGCTCGCTGATGTGCATCACCGTTGCGCGTTTGAGCTGTCTCGCCAGGAAGCGGAAGAGTGGTATCGAGGTCGCGATGTCTATCCGCAGACCACCCCCACCACTGACGAAGCGCTGGTAACCTTCCAGCATCAACCGATCGGGCTTGCTAAACGAATCGGTTCGCGACTGAAAAACAGCTACCCGCGCGAACTCGTTCGCGATGGCAAATTGTTTACCGGTAACGTCTGA
- a CDS encoding GAF domain-containing protein codes for MNKTELYADLNRDFQALMAGETSFLATLANTSALLYERLSQVNWAGFYLLEGDTLVLGPFQGKIACVRIPVGRGVCGTAVAHNQVQRIDDVHAFDGHIACDAASNAEIVLPLTVKGHIIGVLDIDSTAFGRFTAEDEEGLRQLVAQLETVLAMTDYTKFFASVAG; via the coding sequence ATGAACAAGACAGAGCTATACGCGGATCTGAACCGCGATTTTCAGGCATTAATGGCAGGAGAGACCAGTTTTCTGGCCACGCTGGCGAACACCAGCGCACTGTTGTACGAACGTCTTTCGCAAGTGAACTGGGCGGGATTTTACCTGCTTGAAGGCGATACGCTGGTATTAGGTCCGTTTCAGGGCAAAATTGCCTGCGTGCGGATCCCGGTGGGGCGTGGCGTGTGCGGCACAGCTGTTGCCCACAACCAGGTGCAGCGGATTGACGACGTTCACGCCTTTGATGGTCACATCGCCTGCGATGCGGCCAGTAATGCGGAAATTGTCCTGCCATTAACCGTCAAGGGCCATATTATTGGCGTGCTGGACATCGACAGTACGGCGTTTGGACGCTTCACCGCTGAGGATGAAGAGGGGCTTCGCCAGCTCGTCGCGCAACTTGAAACCGTGCTTGCAATGACGGATTACACAAAATTCTTTGCGAGCGTCGCAGGATAA
- the yebS gene encoding membrane integrity lipid transport subunit YebS yields the protein MALKTPQITPTKKIAIRSISEALPRAHYQRCPQCDLLFSLPKMRSHQSAYCPRCQAKIRDGRDWSLTRLGAMAVTMLLLMPFAWGEPLLHIYLLGIRIDANVMQGIWQMTRQGDPITAAMVLFCVAGAPLILVTSIAYLWFGNILGMNLRPVLLMLEKLKEWVMLDIYLVGIGVASIKVQDYAFLQPGVGLYAFIALVILSILTLSHLNIEQLWERFYPQRPAKRPDEQLRICLGCHFTGYPDPRGRCPRCHIPLRVRRNQSIQKCWAALLASIVLLLPANLMPISVIYVNGGRQEDTIMSGILSLANSNVAVAAVVFIASILVPFTKVIVMFTLLLSIQFKCEQGLRTRMQLLRLVTWIGRWSMLDLFVIALTMSLINRDQILAFTMGPAAFYFGSAVILTILAVEWLDSRLLWDAHESGNARFAD from the coding sequence ATGGCTCTCAAGACACCCCAGATCACGCCGACAAAAAAGATAGCGATCCGATCCATCAGCGAAGCACTACCTCGTGCGCACTATCAGCGTTGCCCTCAGTGTGATCTGCTGTTTAGTCTGCCGAAGATGCGCTCTCACCAGAGCGCCTACTGCCCCCGCTGCCAGGCGAAAATTCGTGATGGCCGTGACTGGTCGCTGACGCGCCTGGGGGCGATGGCCGTCACCATGCTGTTGTTGATGCCCTTCGCCTGGGGCGAACCGCTGCTACATATCTATCTGCTGGGTATCCGCATTGACGCCAACGTGATGCAGGGGATCTGGCAGATGACGCGACAAGGCGATCCGATTACCGCCGCGATGGTGCTGTTTTGCGTCGCGGGCGCGCCGCTGATCCTCGTGACCTCGATTGCATACCTGTGGTTCGGCAATATTCTCGGCATGAATTTGCGCCCGGTGCTGCTGATGCTGGAGAAGCTCAAAGAGTGGGTAATGCTGGACATCTATCTGGTGGGCATTGGCGTGGCATCGATCAAAGTTCAGGATTATGCCTTCTTGCAGCCTGGCGTTGGGCTTTACGCTTTTATCGCGCTGGTGATCCTCAGTATCCTGACGCTATCGCACCTGAACATTGAACAGTTGTGGGAACGCTTTTATCCACAGCGACCCGCCAAACGCCCGGATGAACAGTTGCGTATTTGTCTCGGCTGTCATTTTACCGGCTATCCGGATCCACGTGGACGCTGCCCGCGCTGCCATATTCCCCTGCGCGTGCGCCGAAATCAGAGTATCCAAAAATGCTGGGCGGCGTTGTTGGCATCGATTGTTTTACTGCTGCCTGCTAACCTGATGCCTATCTCGGTTATCTACGTGAACGGTGGGCGGCAGGAAGACACGATCATGTCCGGTATCCTGTCACTGGCAAACAGCAATGTCGCCGTGGCCGCCGTGGTCTTTATCGCCAGTATTCTGGTGCCATTTACCAAAGTGATCGTCATGTTTACGCTGTTGCTCAGTATTCAGTTCAAATGTGAACAGGGTCTACGCACGCGTATGCAACTCTTGCGCCTGGTCACGTGGATTGGTCGCTGGTCGATGCTGGACCTTTTTGTTATCGCTTTAACCATGTCGCTAATTAACCGCGACCAGATTCTTGCTTTTACTATGGGACCGGCTGCGTTTTATTTCGGCTCAGCGGTCATTTTGACTATTCTTGCAGTGGAATGGCTGGACAGCCGCTTACTTTGGGATGCACATGAGTCAGGAAACGCCCGCTTCGCAGACTGA